The Temnothorax longispinosus isolate EJ_2023e unplaced genomic scaffold, Tlon_JGU_v1 HiC_scaffold_103, whole genome shotgun sequence genome contains the following window.
AAAATACTCTGTactttattaagaataatacTATTAGTACAGGTACAATTTTCGGGATAATATGGGGGTTCTATCGAGACAGTATCTTCTATCAATAAAATACCATCCTCCTCTTTAACTGGAAATCGATTGTCcaataataattgcataacaatattctttcttttagtAACCATCACATGTGAAAGATTTGCAGGTGATAATGAAAACAATTCCGGCACAAGCATTTCGACTTCCGATGTTAGTTCGACATTTTTTATCGCATGactgaatattattttaagacgATATTGTGTAGACGTTTTGGACTGTAGAACCACAATgctgcaaaataatatatcgttatttgcatttaaataattaaaattgacaatctcaaatataaaaagtcaTTAAATAGAACTTAAATaatgtaagaaatatataatacaaccTATTGCTTGTAATAGtagaataaatgtattattgttCATAAAAAACAGCATATCAAGAAAGAGTT
Protein-coding sequences here:
- the LOC139823459 gene encoding gem-associated protein 6, with translation MSMQKHLNFSHQVFKNDPILFESYVGKKIKIMMKDENIHCGVVYTVDPVSESIVVLQSKTSTQYRLKIIFSHAIKNVELTSEVEMLVPELFSLSPANLSHVMVTKRKNIVMQLLLDNRFPVKEEDGILLIEDTVSIEPPYYPENCTCTNSIILNKVQSILRK